The following are encoded in a window of Ricinus communis isolate WT05 ecotype wild-type chromosome 4, ASM1957865v1, whole genome shotgun sequence genomic DNA:
- the LOC8260403 gene encoding pH-response regulator protein palA/RIM20, which yields MMLRYGDLAKLKTKKIVFEDVFAARDSVTLEHLKELSSKRRVIEDSINQTSFITEAIAREMSGGSTSRVQQERLRLEQYLPLLENFISHADLVGNNSRMVQWISQLRIQWSSVLGSPSFFNLTGPKFIQIDNLRFELGMALFLYGATLRERALEFLPVDLKQSAFIFREAAGVFHYLAHEVLPSMQAAGSTERAPEATSSVAAAISLICLADAQAVCITKAEETGNTGFIVLAKLHYGITELLSEATVTLNSGTGDYKAISSHFWEFISSCKALYELRGKKYFAGGLKSEGQIGVAISVLRDALINAKRKMPGEDSWKSIFGKEVENIAAILKKFEYENEFVWHEKIASGDELPVLQGSKIVKVEPYQPKKWERELAFKL from the exons ATGATGCTGAGATATGGAGACCTGGCTAAGCTTAAAACAAAGaag ATTGTGTTTGAGGATGTATTTGCTGCACGTGATTCTGTAACTTTGGAGCATCTGAAGGAGTTGAGCTCCAAACGTAGAGTGATTGAGGATTCCATTAATCAAACAAGCTTCATCACGGAAGCTATTGCAAGGGAAATGTCTGGTGGATCCACTTCTCGTGTTCAGCAG GAACGTCTCAGACTGGAACAGTATCTACCATTACTGGAAAATTTCATTTCTCATGCTGATTTGGTTGGCAACAACAGTCGGATGGTTCAGTGGATCTCGCAACTCAGGATACAGTGGAGCAGTGTTCTTGGCTCGCCATCTTTTTTTAACCTTACAGGTCCAAAGTTTATCCAAATTGATAATTTGCGGTTTGAGCTTGGTATGGCCCTTTTCCTTTATGGAGCAACACTTAGGGAGAGGGCTTTGGAGTTTCTGCCAGTAG ACTTGAAGCAATCAGCCTTCATCTTCAGAGAAGCTGCTGGAGTTTTTCATTATCTGGCTCATGAAGTTCTTCCCTCTATGCAAGCTGCAGGGTCTACAGAACGGGCACCAGAAGCTACCTCATCTGTGGCTGCTGCTATAAGTCTTATTTGTTTGGCTGATGCTCAG GCTGTATGCATAACAAAGGCTGAAGAAACAGGAAATACTGGTTTTATCGTTTTGGCAAAGCTGCACTATGGCATTACTGAACTTCTCAGTGAGGCCACTGTTACTTTAAATTCAGGAACTGGAGACTATAAGGCTATTTCATCACACTTTTGG GAGTTTATATCATCTTGCAAAGCTTTATATGAATTACGCGGTAAGAAATACTTCGCAGGAGGCTTAAAGAGTGAAGGCCAAATTGGAGTTGCCATTTCAGTTCTTCGTGATGCACTAATAAATGCAAAAAGGAAAATGCCAGGGGAGGATTCATGGAAATCCATTTTTGGAAAAGAAGTTGAAAATATTGCAGCTATCCTCAAGAagtttgaatatgagaatgaATTTGTATGGCACGAGAAAATTGCCTCTGGTGATGAGTTGCCGGTGCTTCAGGGTAGCAAAATTGTGAAGGTAGAACCTTATCAGCCCAAAAAATGGGAGAGAGAACTTGCTTTCAAGTTATag